Part of the Hyphomicrobium album genome is shown below.
TCGGACGCACGCACGTCATGATGCGCCGGCATGACGAGATGCGGCAGCGTCGGCTGCGCCGACGGCTCATGCACCAGAGCCGCGTACTCACCGACGATGCGGTCCGGACCGAGATCCGAGAGCAGCTCGAGCTGCGCCGACCGCGACGGTGCCGCCCGCTTGTCCGTAAGGTTGACGATGTTGCCTTGGCTCGGGCCGTCGATGGCGCTGTGCGGCGCGTCGACGAAGTCGCGCACCTCGCCGGAATGCCAGTGGTAGCGTCGCGCATACCGCGACTCTCCGTTCATGCCCTGCTGCACGACGGTCCACTGCCCGTCGTCGGTGACGAAGAAGCCGTGCAGGTAGAGGTCGAAGCCGTCCTGCACCGCGGCGCTGTCGACTTTGGCGACGAGGCGGCTGGCGCGCGTCAACGACGGCGCGTTGAAGCCGACGCGCTCGCCAAGGGCGGTGAGCTCGTCGGGCGTCTTGCGCGAATGCTTGCCGCGACCGCCGCACACGTGGATGCCGAGCTCTCCAGACAATGGTGCCAGCCCGCGCTTCAAGGCGCCGATGACGCTGGTGGTAACGCCGGAGGAGTGCCAGTCCATCCCCATGACGGCGCCGAACGATTGGAACCAGAAGGGATGCGCCAGGCGCCGCAGGAATTCTTCGCGGCCGTAGTGATGGACGATCGCTTGCGTGACGATGGCGCCGAGCGTTGCCATGCGTGATGCCAGCCAAGCCGGCACGCGCCCGTTGTGCAGGGGTAGGTCAGCGCTG
Proteins encoded:
- a CDS encoding DUF763 domain-containing protein, with the protein product MARRTGSADLPLHNGRVPAWLASRMATLGAIVTQAIVHHYGREEFLRRLAHPFWFQSFGAVMGMDWHSSGVTTSVIGALKRGLAPLSGELGIHVCGGRGKHSRKTPDELTALGERVGFNAPSLTRASRLVAKVDSAAVQDGFDLYLHGFFVTDDGQWTVVQQGMNGESRYARRYHWHSGEVRDFVDAPHSAIDGPSQGNIVNLTDKRAAPSRSAQLELLSDLGPDRIVGEYAALVHEPSAQPTLPHLVMPAHHDVRASDVFTRRLHGTLAAAADRGPVDFPELLLTPGVGARTVQSLAMVAEVVHGAPYRFEDPARFSLAHGGKDRHPYPVPIKVYDETIRVLKSAVENAKLGRDEQIETLKRLDAQARKLERTAGGPSLDAFIAGERQRSPDLDGRSVFGWERDLAPGGKARSG